CGCGGCCGCCCAAGGCTGCCGAGGCCCGATACCCGCCGCCGCAGCCCATACGACAAGCCTGCTTCCGGCATGACCTTCTCAAGTGCGGTCGTGACCTCCGGAGGGACTGTTTCTTTCATCATTGGCAGGGCCGCCATCTTTTTCCAGAACTTCACCGGATCGCGCAGGGAGTTTGTGGCGATCTCGCGCAACCAGGCATGCTGCTCCGACAACACAAACGGCCGCCCGCCGATACGTAGGCCTTCGAGGTAGCCGGTCAGCACCGCATCGCAAGCCTCATCCAACTTCACGGCGAGGTGCTCAGCCCGACCGGCCAGTTTGGCGCTGACGACCAAACGCACCAGGTCGCTGGCATAGGGAAAGACGCAGGCCTCGTCAAAATCGTTGATGCCCCAGATCAAGCGGCCTTCGCTGTCGCGCCAGGTACCGAAATTTTCGACATGGAGATCGGCCACCGCCCGCAGCGCAGGCGCCGCCGTGAGATCGGCACAGACTTTCGGCCACACCTGCATCCACCGGTAACAGGCGGCCCGCAAAAATGAGAAGGCGCTCTGCGTCATCATCCTGTGCTTCAGACGCAGATCGGCCGGCATAAACGGCACTTGCCGCGCCGACCATCGCTCATACTCATGCGTCGCTTGGACAATGTTCATAGGCTCGCCTGCTCAGTGGCGCTAAGGTCTCACGTCTTCCGTCTGATCGCAAGACGAGAATAGGAGCCAGAAGGGAGTTGATTGCTAACGGCGAGTGTTTAACGAGCTGTTTTCGTCGCGTACGTGGGAAGGGGGATCCCTGTGACTCGTGCGTAAAGGACGACGGGGTCGAGGTCTGCTCCATTGGGCCAGTAAATGGTTCCGAGGTCGTGGTCGACTGACAACTCTCGAAAGCGGGCGAGGTCCCGCAGGGGTGCAAATATTCCCTCAAAGCGGATGATCGTGGCCAAATCCAATTC
This region of Nitrospira sp. genomic DNA includes:
- a CDS encoding DUF2252 family protein; its protein translation is MNIVQATHEYERWSARQVPFMPADLRLKHRMMTQSAFSFLRAACYRWMQVWPKVCADLTAAPALRAVADLHVENFGTWRDSEGRLIWGINDFDEACVFPYASDLVRLVVSAKLAGRAEHLAVKLDEACDAVLTGYLEGLRIGGRPFVLSEQHAWLREIATNSLRDPVKFWKKMAALPMMKETVPPEVTTALEKVMPEAGLSYGLRRRVSGLGSLGRPRVVALAEWRGGKIAREAKRLIASAGLWAQGQKGGGALLYQIMLEQSVRCRDPFVGMDGSWLLRRLSPYCSRIEVTSLPRKRDEGKLLYAMGWETANVHLGDQAQIKAVQRDLAMRKTPWLKKAAKAMMNATVEDWNEWAEHHAE
- a CDS encoding DUF2442 domain-containing protein yields the protein MLKDLVEATVLDGYQVRLRFEDGIEGELDLATIIRFEGIFAPLRDLARFRELSVDHDLGTIYWPNGADLDPVVLYARVTGIPLPTYATKTAR